One Acanthopagrus latus isolate v.2019 chromosome 12, fAcaLat1.1, whole genome shotgun sequence genomic region harbors:
- the mrps18c gene encoding 28S ribosomal protein S18c, mitochondrial, with amino-acid sequence MSVLRGLQRLKPVLSLHGNTSLRSLTAASDAVKQKDDVLAKMENPFKEPQKGCVLCNVTVDFKNIQLLSQFISPHTGRIYGRHITGLCGRKQKEVSKAIKKAHSMGFMSVTHKHPQFLKDPSICGIKHLD; translated from the exons ATGTCGGTGCTGAGAGGGTTACAGAGGCTGAAACCTGTTTTATCACTACATGGAAACACAA GTCTGAGAAGTCTGACAGCCGCTTCAGACGCAGTCAAGCAGAAAGATGACGTG CTCGCTAAGATGGAAAACCCGTTCAAAGAACCGCAGAAAGGATGCGTCCTGTGCAACGTCACTGTGGACTTCAAGAACATCCAG CTGCTCTCACAGTTCATCTCACCGCACACAGGCAGAATTTATGGCCGACACATCACAG GCTTGTGTGGAAGAAAACAGAAGGAAGTCTCCAAAGCGATAAAGAAAGCTCACTCGATGG GTTTCATGTCGGTGACtcacaaacatccacagttCTTGAAGGATCCGAGCATCTGTGGAATCAAACATCTGGATTAG
- the helq gene encoding helicase POLQ-like isoform X3 — translation MNAERTEIKVRRVSSRKRSRESLKTHLTPARKRGGGGGGDSRSQQCPQHWSLSSIMADIQAAEFCSDSEDLFGDYDSILEDSSLLAKLDEAEQTERQRDVRPAAVDPPNFTSLRPQKDAVREDVLTASILDGLGDEAFEDLPPSQCQFQEQVQENVKRSRLDGDKTSTPVRDTDGTSEDKTKRPAKARRSVADQLKRTMVCNAAAPASVSRSIVLKEAVVTEEIGVAMQAMETVSAETTDLGPFFGLPSRVKDLMYKLRGIKTLYDWQQTCLNLDCVQRRKNLIYSLPTSGGKTLVAEILVLRELLCRKKDCLFILPYISLVQEKVRGLASFGLELDFMVEEYAGSKGKFPPVKSRNKTSLYVATIEKAHSLVNSLIETGRMDHLGLVVVDELHMLGDGSRGAVIEMTLAKVLYMSKTTQIIGMSATLGNIRDLQMFLKAENYTSDFRPVQLKEYVKLKDTIYEVDPKEEDGFRFSRLLNFKYSSSMQKLDPDHIIALVTEVIPTHSCLVFCPTKKNCENVAGMICRCLKEDFLQHRREEKVVLLRELKDSGNGSVCPVLRRTVPYGLAYHHSGLTTEERKLVEEAYSNGVLCLLTCTSTLAAGINLPARRVILRSPYVATDFLKRSQYKQMVGRAGRAGIDTEGESILILQDKDRNMVKSLVCAPMENCYSNLMHDDGKGLLSLLLSLIGLNITTSLDQIREFLCGTLLYVQQAQLCVEQSLWEVVQRCVGLLKDKDLVTVAADCHTLQVTKLGKATYKGSVDLTYSDLLYSDLSKGLDGLLLNSCLHLVYLVTPYDMISQCNPDWMLFFRQFTLLSAAEQKMSAAVGVPESFVARKAAGQTVKKSRAKQLYNAGYKTLTHLANADPAVLSKTIENLYKKQADQIVASAKMLLNEKAAALQEEVDELLMVPLDLPAPVKTQQLT, via the exons ATGAATGCTGAGAGGACAGAAATCAAAGTTAGAAGAGTTTCCTCGAGGAAAAGGTCGAGGGAGAGCCTGAAGACTCACCTGACACCTGccaggaagagaggaggaggaggaggaggagactcCCGGTCACAGCAATGTCCCCAACACTGGAGTCTGAGCAGCATCATGGCTGATATACAAGCTGCTGAG ttctgCAGTGACAGTGAGGATTTGTTCGGGGACTATGACAGCATCCTGGAGGACAGCTCTCTGCTGGCCAAGCTGGACGAGGCAGAACAAACCGAGAGGCAGCGAGACGTCCGGCCGGCAGCTGTGGATCCGCCGAACTTCACGTCTCTGCGGCCGCAGAAAGACGCCGTCCGTGAGGACGTCCTCACGGCCTCCATCTTAGACGGCCTCGGAGACGAAGCCTTCGAGGACTTACCGCCCAGCCAGTGTCAGTTTCAGGAACAAGTCCAGGAGAATGTAAAGAGGAGCAGACTGGATGGAGATAAAACCTCCACACCGGTCAGAGACACTGACGGGACCTCTGAGGATAAAACCAAGAGACCAGCCAAGGCGAGGAGGAGCGTGGCGGACCAGCTGAAGAGGACGATGGTCTGTAATGCAGCAGCTCCCGCCAGCGTTTCACGGAGCATCGTGCTCAAAGAAGCCGTGGTCACCGAGGAGATCGGCGTCGCCATGCAGGCCATGGAGACCGTGTCTGCCGAGACCACCGACCTCGGGCCGTTCTTTGGACTCCCCTCCAGAGTGAAAGACCTGATGTACAAACTGAGAGGGATCAAGACGTTATATG ACTGGCAGCAGACGTGTCTGAACCTGGACTGTGTTCAGCGGAGGAAGAATCTCATCTACTCTCTTCCCACCAGCGGAGGAAAAACTCTGGTGGCAGAGATCCTCGtcctcagagagctgctgtgcaGGAAGAAAGACTGTCTGTTCATCTTGCCGTACATCTCACTGGTGCAGGAGAAG GTCCGCGGGTTAGCGAGCTTCGGCCTGGAGCTGGACTTCATGGTGGAGGAGTACGCAGGCAGTAAGGGCAAGTTTCCTCCTGTGAAGAGCAGAAACAAGACGTCACTTTACGTTGCTACGATAGAGAAAGCCCACAGCCTCGTCAACTCTCTGATAGAGACCGGCAGGATGGATCACCtggggctggtggtggtggacgAG ctccACATGTTGGGCGACGGCAGCAGAGGAGCTGTTATTGAGATGACTCTGGCTAAAGTTCTCTACATGAGCA AGACGACGCAGATTATTGGGATGAGCGCCACTCTGGGAAACATCAGAGAcctgcagatgtttttaaaggctgaaaaCTACACCAGCGACTTCAGACCA gtccagctgaaggaGTACGTTAAACTGAAGGACACCATCTATGAAGTGGACCCGAAGGAAGAGGACGGTTTCAGATTCTCACGTCTTCTCAACTTTAAA TACTCGAGCTCGATGCAGAAGTTGGACCCGGATCACATCATCGCTCTGGTGACTGAAGTCATTCCGACACATTCGTGTCTGGTGTTCTGCCCCACCAAGAAGAACTGCGAGAACGTGGCAGGAATGATCTGCAGATGCCTGAAAGA GGACTTCCTGCAGCACCGGCGGGAGGAGAAGGTCGTCCTCCTCAGAGAGCTGAAGGACAGCGGGAACGGCTCGGTGTGTCCGGTCCTCAGGAGGACCGTCCCCTACGGCCTGGCCTACCACCACAGTGGACTGACCACTGAGGAGAGGAAACTGGTGGAGGAGGCCTACTCCAACGGGgtcctctgtctcctcacctgcacCTCCACGCTGGCTGCAGGCATCAACCTACCTGCCCGCAG AGTGATCCTGCGCTCGCCCTACGTGGCCACAGACTTCCTGAAGAGGAGCCAGTACAAGCAGATGGTGGGACGGGCCGGTCGAGCCGGCATCGACACCGAGGGAGAGAGCATCCTCATCCTGCAGGACAAGGACAGAAATATG gTTAAATCACTCGTGTGCGCTCCGATGGAAAACTGTTACAGCAACCTGATGCATGATGATGGAAAAGGGCTCCtgagtctcctcctgtctctcatCGGATTAAAT atcACCACGTCTCTGGATCAGATCAGAGAGTTCCTGTGTGGGACGCTGCTGTACGTCCAGCAGGCGCAGCTGTGTGTGGAGCAGAGTCTGTGGGAGGTGGTGCAGCGCTGCGTCGGCCTCCTGAAGGACAAAGATCTCGTCACTGTGGCTGCAGACTGTCACACTCTGCAGGTCACCAAGCTGGGAAAAGCTACGTATAAAG GCTCAGTGGATCTGACCTACAGTGACCTCCTCTACAGCGACCTGTCCAAAGGTCTGGACGGTCTGCTGCTCAACAGCTGCCTCCACCTGGTCTACCTGGTCACACCGTACGACATGATCTCACAGTGTAATCCTGACTGGATGTTGTTCTTCAGACAG TTCACGCTGCTGTCGGCTGCAGAGCAGAAGATGTCAGCCGCCGTCGGAGTGCCCGAGAGTTTTGTTGCAAGAAAAGCTGCAGGACAGACGGTGAAAAAG TCACGAGCGAAGCAGCTTTACAACGCCGGCTACAAAACGCTGACTCACCTGGCCAACGCCGACCCTGCGGTTCTGTCCAAGACGATAGAAAACCTGTACAAGAAACAAGCGGATCAGATCGTGGCCTCCGCTAAG atgctgctgaatgaaaaagctgcagctctgcaggaggaagtggaCGAGCTGCTGATGGTTCCGTTGGATCTGCCCGCTCCTGTGAAAACCCAACAACTGACCTGA
- the helq gene encoding helicase POLQ-like isoform X2 has product MNAERTEIKVRRVSSRKRSRESLKTHLTPARKRGGGGGGDSRSQQCPQHWSLSSIMADIQAAEFCSDSEDLFGDYDSILEDSSLLAKLDEAEQTERQRDVRPAAVDPPNFTSLRPQKDAVREDVLTASILDGLGDEAFEDLPPSQCQFQEQVQENVKRSRLDGDKTSTPVRDTDGTSEDKTKRPAKARRSVADQLKRTMVCNAAAPASVSRSIVLKEAVVTEEIGVAMQAMETVSAETTDLGPFFGLPSRVKDLMYKLRGIKTLYDWQQTCLNLDCVQRRKNLIYSLPTSGGKTLVAEILVLRELLCRKKDCLFILPYISLVQEKVRGLASFGLELDFMVEEYAGSKGKFPPVKSRNKTSLYVATIEKAHSLVNSLIETGRMDHLGLVVVDELHMLGDGSRGAVIEMTLAKVLYMSKTTQIIGMSATLGNIRDLQMFLKAENYTSDFRPVQLKEYVKLKDTIYEVDPKEEDGFRFSRLLNFKYSSSMQKLDPDHIIALVTEVIPTHSCLVFCPTKKNCENVAGMICRCLKEDFLQHRREEKVVLLRELKDSGNGSVCPVLRRTVPYGLAYHHSGLTTEERKLVEEAYSNGVLCLLTCTSTLAAGINLPARRVILRSPYVATDFLKRSQYKQMVGRAGRAGIDTEGESILILQDKDRNMVKSLVCAPMENCYSNLMHDDGKGLLSLLLSLIGLNITTSLDQIREFLCGTLLYVQQAQLCVEQSLWEVVQRCVGLLKDKDLVTVAADCHTLQVTKLGKATYKGSVDLTYSDLLYSDLSKGLDGLLLNSCLHLVYLVTPYDMISQCNPDWMLFFRQFTLLSAAEQKMSAAVGVPESFVARKAAGQTVKKSVNMEVVRRMYLALVLFTLLKETNLWIVADKFQLSRGFIQTLLSSSSAFCSCVLHFTEELEEFWPFKALLTELTRRLSYCVKAELIPLMEVAGVMESRAKQLYNAGYKTLTHLANADPAVLSKTIENLYKKQADQIVASAKMLLNEKAAALQEEVDELLMVPLDLPAPVKTQQLT; this is encoded by the exons ATGAATGCTGAGAGGACAGAAATCAAAGTTAGAAGAGTTTCCTCGAGGAAAAGGTCGAGGGAGAGCCTGAAGACTCACCTGACACCTGccaggaagagaggaggaggaggaggaggagactcCCGGTCACAGCAATGTCCCCAACACTGGAGTCTGAGCAGCATCATGGCTGATATACAAGCTGCTGAG ttctgCAGTGACAGTGAGGATTTGTTCGGGGACTATGACAGCATCCTGGAGGACAGCTCTCTGCTGGCCAAGCTGGACGAGGCAGAACAAACCGAGAGGCAGCGAGACGTCCGGCCGGCAGCTGTGGATCCGCCGAACTTCACGTCTCTGCGGCCGCAGAAAGACGCCGTCCGTGAGGACGTCCTCACGGCCTCCATCTTAGACGGCCTCGGAGACGAAGCCTTCGAGGACTTACCGCCCAGCCAGTGTCAGTTTCAGGAACAAGTCCAGGAGAATGTAAAGAGGAGCAGACTGGATGGAGATAAAACCTCCACACCGGTCAGAGACACTGACGGGACCTCTGAGGATAAAACCAAGAGACCAGCCAAGGCGAGGAGGAGCGTGGCGGACCAGCTGAAGAGGACGATGGTCTGTAATGCAGCAGCTCCCGCCAGCGTTTCACGGAGCATCGTGCTCAAAGAAGCCGTGGTCACCGAGGAGATCGGCGTCGCCATGCAGGCCATGGAGACCGTGTCTGCCGAGACCACCGACCTCGGGCCGTTCTTTGGACTCCCCTCCAGAGTGAAAGACCTGATGTACAAACTGAGAGGGATCAAGACGTTATATG ACTGGCAGCAGACGTGTCTGAACCTGGACTGTGTTCAGCGGAGGAAGAATCTCATCTACTCTCTTCCCACCAGCGGAGGAAAAACTCTGGTGGCAGAGATCCTCGtcctcagagagctgctgtgcaGGAAGAAAGACTGTCTGTTCATCTTGCCGTACATCTCACTGGTGCAGGAGAAG GTCCGCGGGTTAGCGAGCTTCGGCCTGGAGCTGGACTTCATGGTGGAGGAGTACGCAGGCAGTAAGGGCAAGTTTCCTCCTGTGAAGAGCAGAAACAAGACGTCACTTTACGTTGCTACGATAGAGAAAGCCCACAGCCTCGTCAACTCTCTGATAGAGACCGGCAGGATGGATCACCtggggctggtggtggtggacgAG ctccACATGTTGGGCGACGGCAGCAGAGGAGCTGTTATTGAGATGACTCTGGCTAAAGTTCTCTACATGAGCA AGACGACGCAGATTATTGGGATGAGCGCCACTCTGGGAAACATCAGAGAcctgcagatgtttttaaaggctgaaaaCTACACCAGCGACTTCAGACCA gtccagctgaaggaGTACGTTAAACTGAAGGACACCATCTATGAAGTGGACCCGAAGGAAGAGGACGGTTTCAGATTCTCACGTCTTCTCAACTTTAAA TACTCGAGCTCGATGCAGAAGTTGGACCCGGATCACATCATCGCTCTGGTGACTGAAGTCATTCCGACACATTCGTGTCTGGTGTTCTGCCCCACCAAGAAGAACTGCGAGAACGTGGCAGGAATGATCTGCAGATGCCTGAAAGA GGACTTCCTGCAGCACCGGCGGGAGGAGAAGGTCGTCCTCCTCAGAGAGCTGAAGGACAGCGGGAACGGCTCGGTGTGTCCGGTCCTCAGGAGGACCGTCCCCTACGGCCTGGCCTACCACCACAGTGGACTGACCACTGAGGAGAGGAAACTGGTGGAGGAGGCCTACTCCAACGGGgtcctctgtctcctcacctgcacCTCCACGCTGGCTGCAGGCATCAACCTACCTGCCCGCAG AGTGATCCTGCGCTCGCCCTACGTGGCCACAGACTTCCTGAAGAGGAGCCAGTACAAGCAGATGGTGGGACGGGCCGGTCGAGCCGGCATCGACACCGAGGGAGAGAGCATCCTCATCCTGCAGGACAAGGACAGAAATATG gTTAAATCACTCGTGTGCGCTCCGATGGAAAACTGTTACAGCAACCTGATGCATGATGATGGAAAAGGGCTCCtgagtctcctcctgtctctcatCGGATTAAAT atcACCACGTCTCTGGATCAGATCAGAGAGTTCCTGTGTGGGACGCTGCTGTACGTCCAGCAGGCGCAGCTGTGTGTGGAGCAGAGTCTGTGGGAGGTGGTGCAGCGCTGCGTCGGCCTCCTGAAGGACAAAGATCTCGTCACTGTGGCTGCAGACTGTCACACTCTGCAGGTCACCAAGCTGGGAAAAGCTACGTATAAAG GCTCAGTGGATCTGACCTACAGTGACCTCCTCTACAGCGACCTGTCCAAAGGTCTGGACGGTCTGCTGCTCAACAGCTGCCTCCACCTGGTCTACCTGGTCACACCGTACGACATGATCTCACAGTGTAATCCTGACTGGATGTTGTTCTTCAGACAG TTCACGCTGCTGTCGGCTGCAGAGCAGAAGATGTCAGCCGCCGTCGGAGTGCCCGAGAGTTTTGTTGCAAGAAAAGCTGCAGGACAGACGGTGAAAAAG AGCGTGAACATGGAGGTGGTGAGGCGGATGTATTTGGCTCTGGTGCTGTTCACTCTACTGAAGGAGACCAACCTGTGGATCGTGGCCGACAAGTTCCAGCTGAGCCGAGGCTTCATCCAGACTCTGCTCAGCTCGTCCTCGGCCTTCTGCTCCTGCGTGCTGCACTTCACTGAG gagctggaggagttcTGGCCCTTCAAAGCTCTGCTGACGGAGCTGACGCGGCGGCTGAGCTACTGTGTGAAGGCTGAACTCATCCCTCTGATGGAGGTGGCCGGAGTGATGGAG TCACGAGCGAAGCAGCTTTACAACGCCGGCTACAAAACGCTGACTCACCTGGCCAACGCCGACCCTGCGGTTCTGTCCAAGACGATAGAAAACCTGTACAAGAAACAAGCGGATCAGATCGTGGCCTCCGCTAAG atgctgctgaatgaaaaagctgcagctctgcaggaggaagtggaCGAGCTGCTGATGGTTCCGTTGGATCTGCCCGCTCCTGTGAAAACCCAACAACTGACCTGA
- the helq gene encoding helicase POLQ-like isoform X1, translating to MNAERTEIKVRRVSSRKRSRESLKTHLTPARKRGGGGGGDSRSQQCPQHWSLSSIMADIQAAEFCSDSEDLFGDYDSILEDSSLLAKLDEAEQTERQRDVRPAAVDPPNFTSLRPQKDAVREDVLTASILDGLGDEAFEDLPPSQCQFQEQVQENVKRSRLDGDKTSTPVRDTDGTSEDKTKRPAKARRSVADQLKRTMVCNAAAPASVSRSIVLKEAVVTEEIGVAMQAMETVSAETTDLGPFFGLPSRVKDLMYKLRGIKTLYDWQQTCLNLDCVQRRKNLIYSLPTSGGKTLVAEILVLRELLCRKKDCLFILPYISLVQEKVRGLASFGLELDFMVEEYAGSKGKFPPVKSRNKTSLYVATIEKAHSLVNSLIETGRMDHLGLVVVDELHMLGDGSRGAVIEMTLAKVLYMSKTTQIIGMSATLGNIRDLQMFLKAENYTSDFRPVQLKEYVKLKDTIYEVDPKEEDGFRFSRLLNFKYSSSMQKLDPDHIIALVTEVIPTHSCLVFCPTKKNCENVAGMICRCLKEDFLQHRREEKVVLLRELKDSGNGSVCPVLRRTVPYGLAYHHSGLTTEERKLVEEAYSNGVLCLLTCTSTLAAGINLPARRVILRSPYVATDFLKRSQYKQMVGRAGRAGIDTEGESILILQDKDRNMVKSLVCAPMENCYSNLMHDDGKGLLSLLLSLIGLNITTSLDQIREFLCGTLLYVQQAQLCVEQSLWEVVQRCVGLLKDKDLVTVAADCHTLQVTKLGKATYKGSVDLTYSDLLYSDLSKGLDGLLLNSCLHLVYLVTPYDMISQCNPDWMLFFRQFTLLSAAEQKMSAAVGVPESFVARKAAGQTVKKSVNMEVVRRMYLALVLFTLLKETNLWIVADKFQLSRGFIQTLLSSSSAFCSCVLHFTEELEEFWPFKALLTELTRRLSYCVKAELIPLMEVAGVMEVSADHTCPTHFISFIIGGNPAGKHSIDQHQNTSWSCWFPSGLQNRYTEQHPLLLHMWREETLKREIKMDEEMMSHEQFTVTSEAALQRRLQNADSPGQRRPCGSVQDDRKPVQETSGSDRGLR from the exons ATGAATGCTGAGAGGACAGAAATCAAAGTTAGAAGAGTTTCCTCGAGGAAAAGGTCGAGGGAGAGCCTGAAGACTCACCTGACACCTGccaggaagagaggaggaggaggaggaggagactcCCGGTCACAGCAATGTCCCCAACACTGGAGTCTGAGCAGCATCATGGCTGATATACAAGCTGCTGAG ttctgCAGTGACAGTGAGGATTTGTTCGGGGACTATGACAGCATCCTGGAGGACAGCTCTCTGCTGGCCAAGCTGGACGAGGCAGAACAAACCGAGAGGCAGCGAGACGTCCGGCCGGCAGCTGTGGATCCGCCGAACTTCACGTCTCTGCGGCCGCAGAAAGACGCCGTCCGTGAGGACGTCCTCACGGCCTCCATCTTAGACGGCCTCGGAGACGAAGCCTTCGAGGACTTACCGCCCAGCCAGTGTCAGTTTCAGGAACAAGTCCAGGAGAATGTAAAGAGGAGCAGACTGGATGGAGATAAAACCTCCACACCGGTCAGAGACACTGACGGGACCTCTGAGGATAAAACCAAGAGACCAGCCAAGGCGAGGAGGAGCGTGGCGGACCAGCTGAAGAGGACGATGGTCTGTAATGCAGCAGCTCCCGCCAGCGTTTCACGGAGCATCGTGCTCAAAGAAGCCGTGGTCACCGAGGAGATCGGCGTCGCCATGCAGGCCATGGAGACCGTGTCTGCCGAGACCACCGACCTCGGGCCGTTCTTTGGACTCCCCTCCAGAGTGAAAGACCTGATGTACAAACTGAGAGGGATCAAGACGTTATATG ACTGGCAGCAGACGTGTCTGAACCTGGACTGTGTTCAGCGGAGGAAGAATCTCATCTACTCTCTTCCCACCAGCGGAGGAAAAACTCTGGTGGCAGAGATCCTCGtcctcagagagctgctgtgcaGGAAGAAAGACTGTCTGTTCATCTTGCCGTACATCTCACTGGTGCAGGAGAAG GTCCGCGGGTTAGCGAGCTTCGGCCTGGAGCTGGACTTCATGGTGGAGGAGTACGCAGGCAGTAAGGGCAAGTTTCCTCCTGTGAAGAGCAGAAACAAGACGTCACTTTACGTTGCTACGATAGAGAAAGCCCACAGCCTCGTCAACTCTCTGATAGAGACCGGCAGGATGGATCACCtggggctggtggtggtggacgAG ctccACATGTTGGGCGACGGCAGCAGAGGAGCTGTTATTGAGATGACTCTGGCTAAAGTTCTCTACATGAGCA AGACGACGCAGATTATTGGGATGAGCGCCACTCTGGGAAACATCAGAGAcctgcagatgtttttaaaggctgaaaaCTACACCAGCGACTTCAGACCA gtccagctgaaggaGTACGTTAAACTGAAGGACACCATCTATGAAGTGGACCCGAAGGAAGAGGACGGTTTCAGATTCTCACGTCTTCTCAACTTTAAA TACTCGAGCTCGATGCAGAAGTTGGACCCGGATCACATCATCGCTCTGGTGACTGAAGTCATTCCGACACATTCGTGTCTGGTGTTCTGCCCCACCAAGAAGAACTGCGAGAACGTGGCAGGAATGATCTGCAGATGCCTGAAAGA GGACTTCCTGCAGCACCGGCGGGAGGAGAAGGTCGTCCTCCTCAGAGAGCTGAAGGACAGCGGGAACGGCTCGGTGTGTCCGGTCCTCAGGAGGACCGTCCCCTACGGCCTGGCCTACCACCACAGTGGACTGACCACTGAGGAGAGGAAACTGGTGGAGGAGGCCTACTCCAACGGGgtcctctgtctcctcacctgcacCTCCACGCTGGCTGCAGGCATCAACCTACCTGCCCGCAG AGTGATCCTGCGCTCGCCCTACGTGGCCACAGACTTCCTGAAGAGGAGCCAGTACAAGCAGATGGTGGGACGGGCCGGTCGAGCCGGCATCGACACCGAGGGAGAGAGCATCCTCATCCTGCAGGACAAGGACAGAAATATG gTTAAATCACTCGTGTGCGCTCCGATGGAAAACTGTTACAGCAACCTGATGCATGATGATGGAAAAGGGCTCCtgagtctcctcctgtctctcatCGGATTAAAT atcACCACGTCTCTGGATCAGATCAGAGAGTTCCTGTGTGGGACGCTGCTGTACGTCCAGCAGGCGCAGCTGTGTGTGGAGCAGAGTCTGTGGGAGGTGGTGCAGCGCTGCGTCGGCCTCCTGAAGGACAAAGATCTCGTCACTGTGGCTGCAGACTGTCACACTCTGCAGGTCACCAAGCTGGGAAAAGCTACGTATAAAG GCTCAGTGGATCTGACCTACAGTGACCTCCTCTACAGCGACCTGTCCAAAGGTCTGGACGGTCTGCTGCTCAACAGCTGCCTCCACCTGGTCTACCTGGTCACACCGTACGACATGATCTCACAGTGTAATCCTGACTGGATGTTGTTCTTCAGACAG TTCACGCTGCTGTCGGCTGCAGAGCAGAAGATGTCAGCCGCCGTCGGAGTGCCCGAGAGTTTTGTTGCAAGAAAAGCTGCAGGACAGACGGTGAAAAAG AGCGTGAACATGGAGGTGGTGAGGCGGATGTATTTGGCTCTGGTGCTGTTCACTCTACTGAAGGAGACCAACCTGTGGATCGTGGCCGACAAGTTCCAGCTGAGCCGAGGCTTCATCCAGACTCTGCTCAGCTCGTCCTCGGCCTTCTGCTCCTGCGTGCTGCACTTCACTGAG gagctggaggagttcTGGCCCTTCAAAGCTCTGCTGACGGAGCTGACGCGGCGGCTGAGCTACTGTGTGAAGGCTGAACTCATCCCTCTGATGGAGGTGGCCGGAGTGATGGAGGTCAGTGCTGATCACACGTGTCCGACACatttcatcagcttcatca tTGGTGGAAATCCTGCTGGAAAAcacagcatagaccagcaccagaacacaagCTGGTCTTGCTGGTTCCCCAGTGGGCTTCAGAACCGGTACactgaacaacatcctctgttaCTTCACATGTGGAGAGAAGAAACGTTGAAACGGGAGATAAAGATGGACGAGGAGATGATGTCACATGAACAGTTTACAG TCACGAGCGAAGCAGCTTTACAACGCCGGCTACAAAACGCTGACTCACCTGGCCAACGCCGACCCTGCGGTTCTGTCCAAGACGATAGAAAACCTGTACAAGAAACAAGCGGATCAGATCGTGGCCTCCGCTAA